A window of the Aquimarina spinulae genome harbors these coding sequences:
- the rsmG gene encoding 16S rRNA (guanine(527)-N(7))-methyltransferase RsmG, with amino-acid sequence MDILQKYFQNITEEQRLQFSKLGDLYTEWNAKINVISRKDIESLYERHILHSLGVAKILEFKPGAHVLDVGTGGGFPGIPLAILFPETQFYLVDVIAKKIRVVNEVAKALDVHNIKAEQRRAGTFDHRFDFIVSRAVTNMPDFVKWVRKNIAKKNNHELQNGILYLKGGDLTEELALFPKAIQHNLSDYFEEEFFETKKVVYLPLKYKV; translated from the coding sequence ATGGATATTCTACAAAAATACTTTCAGAACATAACTGAAGAACAAAGATTACAGTTCTCTAAACTTGGAGATTTATATACAGAATGGAATGCTAAAATTAATGTGATCTCTCGTAAAGATATTGAATCTTTGTATGAGCGCCATATTTTACATTCTTTAGGAGTCGCGAAAATTCTAGAGTTTAAACCAGGAGCACATGTGCTGGATGTGGGTACAGGTGGTGGTTTTCCTGGGATTCCGTTAGCGATTTTATTTCCCGAGACTCAGTTTTATTTGGTTGATGTTATTGCCAAAAAGATCAGAGTGGTTAATGAAGTGGCAAAAGCATTAGATGTACATAATATTAAAGCAGAGCAGCGAAGAGCAGGTACTTTTGATCATCGTTTTGATTTTATAGTAAGTCGTGCAGTAACTAATATGCCTGATTTTGTAAAGTGGGTACGAAAAAATATTGCCAAAAAAAACAATCACGAATTGCAAAACGGAATTTTATACCTTAAAGGAGGTGATCTTACCGAGGAACTAGCTTTGTTTCCTAAAGCAATACAACACAATCTTTCTGATTATTTTGAAGAGGAATTTTTTGAAACAAAAAAAGTGGTGTATTTACCGCTGAAGTATAAAGTATAA
- a CDS encoding fatty acid desaturase family protein — MTAPNIRFSREDSAKFFKTLNKRVNQYFKDNNIKRTGNWRLHIKTIVMFSLFLTPYFLILTLNISQWWMLLLTIVMGVGMAGVGMNVMHDGNHGSYSSKKWINKLMGGSMYILAGNVYNWQVQHNVLHHTYTNIHGHDEDMDAGRVIRFTKHSKWRRFHKFQHYYSIFLYGLLTFNWALTTDFKQTKNYLARKLSYGKLPSPLKQWSTVVITKIIYLLIWIVIPMIIMSIAWWKILIGFFIMHYVAGLILSVVFQLAHMVEEAQMPVPDSTGTMKNTWAVHQLFTTVNFSTKNRLVNWFTGGLNHQVEHHIFPHISHIHYTKISKIVKQTALEFNLPYNEYKTTRKAIIAHFKHLKEMGMKPAIQS; from the coding sequence ATGACTGCACCAAACATACGTTTTAGTAGAGAAGATTCTGCTAAATTTTTTAAAACATTGAATAAACGTGTAAATCAATATTTTAAAGACAACAATATTAAACGAACAGGAAACTGGCGATTACACATTAAAACCATCGTTATGTTTTCTCTTTTTCTAACTCCTTATTTTTTAATTCTTACCCTTAACATTTCGCAATGGTGGATGCTACTACTCACAATAGTAATGGGAGTAGGAATGGCTGGCGTGGGTATGAATGTAATGCATGACGGTAATCATGGCTCATATTCCTCAAAAAAATGGATCAATAAACTAATGGGAGGCAGTATGTATATTCTGGCAGGCAATGTATACAACTGGCAGGTACAACATAATGTTTTACACCATACATATACGAATATTCATGGCCATGATGAAGATATGGATGCCGGTCGGGTAATTCGTTTTACAAAACATTCAAAATGGAGACGTTTTCATAAGTTTCAGCATTATTACTCTATATTTCTTTATGGTTTACTAACTTTTAACTGGGCGTTGACCACAGATTTTAAGCAAACTAAAAACTATCTTGCTCGTAAGCTTTCTTACGGTAAATTACCTAGCCCATTAAAACAATGGAGTACTGTAGTAATAACCAAAATTATTTATCTTTTGATCTGGATTGTAATTCCTATGATCATTATGTCTATCGCATGGTGGAAAATCTTAATAGGATTTTTTATAATGCATTATGTTGCAGGATTAATATTAAGTGTAGTATTTCAATTAGCACATATGGTAGAAGAAGCACAAATGCCAGTACCCGATAGTACAGGAACCATGAAAAACACCTGGGCCGTACATCAGTTATTTACTACAGTTAATTTTTCTACAAAAAACAGGTTAGTAAATTGGTTTACTGGCGGTTTAAATCATCAGGTAGAACACCACATTTTCCCTCATATAAGCCATATTCATTATACTAAAATCTCTAAAATTGTAAAACAAACAGCTTTAGAGTTTAATTTACCATATAACGAGTACAAAACCACACGCAAAGCTATTATAGCCCATTTTAAACACCTTAAAGAAATGGGGATGAAGCCTGCCATACAATCATAA
- a CDS encoding pyridoxal phosphate-dependent aminotransferase, whose protein sequence is MSIQLSDKINALKASATLAMAAKARELRAEGKDIIGLSLGEPDFNTPDFIKEAAIQAVNDNYNSYTPVDGYVALKDAIITKFKRDNGLTYDHSQIVVSTGAKQSLYNVAQVYINPGDEVILPCPYWVSYSDIVKLSGGVPVEVKTSIDTDFKITAEQLEKAITPKTKMLWYSSPCNPSGSIYSKEELRALADVLQKYPNIIVVSDEIYEHINYVGSHASMAQFEDMYNRTVTVNGVAKAFAMTGWRIGYIGAPASIARACNKMQGQVTSGANCIAQRAVITALEAPVSKIQYMVDEFKERRKLILGLLSEIPGFECNEPEGAFYVFPDISYYFGKTLQGHAIENATDFSMFLLEEANVATVTGIAFGNSNCIRISYAASTEEIKEAIKRIKEAVS, encoded by the coding sequence ATGAGCATACAATTATCAGACAAAATCAATGCGCTTAAAGCATCAGCTACATTAGCAATGGCTGCAAAAGCACGTGAACTAAGAGCCGAAGGGAAGGATATTATCGGTCTTAGTCTTGGAGAACCAGATTTTAACACTCCGGATTTTATTAAAGAAGCTGCTATACAAGCTGTAAATGACAACTACAATTCATACACACCAGTTGATGGATATGTAGCGTTGAAAGATGCAATTATTACTAAATTTAAACGTGATAATGGTCTTACTTATGATCATTCTCAAATAGTTGTTTCTACCGGAGCAAAACAATCTCTTTATAATGTTGCTCAAGTATACATTAACCCGGGGGATGAAGTAATTCTACCATGTCCTTACTGGGTAAGTTATAGTGATATTGTAAAACTTTCTGGAGGAGTTCCTGTTGAAGTAAAAACTTCTATTGATACGGATTTTAAAATAACCGCCGAACAGCTCGAAAAAGCGATTACACCAAAAACCAAAATGCTATGGTATAGCTCTCCTTGTAACCCAAGTGGATCTATTTATAGTAAAGAAGAACTAAGAGCTCTGGCTGATGTACTACAGAAATACCCTAATATTATAGTAGTAAGTGATGAAATATATGAGCATATTAATTATGTTGGTAGTCATGCTTCTATGGCACAATTTGAGGATATGTACAACAGAACGGTAACTGTTAATGGGGTTGCTAAAGCCTTTGCTATGACAGGATGGCGAATAGGATATATTGGAGCACCTGCTTCTATTGCCCGAGCATGTAATAAAATGCAGGGTCAGGTAACTAGTGGAGCGAATTGTATTGCCCAACGTGCTGTAATTACTGCTCTTGAAGCTCCGGTTAGTAAAATCCAGTATATGGTTGATGAGTTTAAAGAGCGAAGAAAACTAATACTAGGCCTGTTATCTGAGATTCCTGGGTTCGAATGTAATGAACCAGAAGGAGCATTTTATGTTTTTCCTGACATTTCATATTACTTTGGTAAAACATTACAAGGACACGCCATCGAAAATGCTACAGATTTTTCAATGTTCTTATTAGAAGAAGCGAACGTTGCCACAGTAACAGGTATTGCTTTTGGAAATAGCAATTGTATTAGAATATCATATGCTGCTAGTACAGAAGAAATCAAAGAAGCGATCAAAAGAATTAAAGAAGCCGTGAGTTAA